The Xanthomonas sontii genome contains a region encoding:
- a CDS encoding Slam-dependent surface lipoprotein: MNMKRPHAALLGLAIASVLGSAHAAPFLGKSSNESYVKVGESTVNGGPHRAGQAGIAVNSTGLDKPVDFKGLSMYGGVGSVKVLNFPYSGAPSSHDNLGVFAFSQVGSQDVWFGEWYSRKDNADGLNTHTVYFVGDKPDSSVPSAGTATYSMVGINDYSAGNQLTGTFTANFGTGRLTGSIQNNAGFAVNIGTASINSNASISGSNAVARQSGSVVAANGAVSGQFYANQAALAGIADFAGVKYDTAFGGAKQ, encoded by the coding sequence ATGAACATGAAACGTCCTCACGCCGCACTGCTGGGCCTGGCCATCGCCAGCGTACTGGGCAGCGCGCACGCAGCCCCGTTCCTGGGCAAGTCGAGCAACGAAAGCTACGTCAAGGTCGGCGAATCCACCGTCAACGGCGGCCCGCACCGTGCCGGCCAGGCCGGCATCGCGGTGAACTCGACCGGCCTGGACAAGCCGGTGGACTTCAAGGGGCTCTCGATGTACGGCGGCGTCGGCTCGGTCAAGGTGCTGAACTTCCCGTACAGCGGCGCACCGAGCAGCCACGACAACCTCGGCGTGTTCGCCTTCTCCCAGGTCGGCAGCCAGGACGTGTGGTTCGGCGAGTGGTACTCGCGCAAGGACAACGCCGATGGCCTGAACACGCACACGGTGTACTTCGTCGGCGACAAGCCGGACAGCAGCGTGCCCAGCGCCGGCACCGCCACCTACAGCATGGTCGGCATCAACGACTACAGCGCCGGCAACCAGTTGACCGGCACCTTCACCGCCAACTTCGGCACCGGCCGCCTGACCGGCTCGATCCAGAACAACGCCGGCTTCGCGGTCAACATCGGCACGGCCAGCATCAACAGCAACGCCAGCATCTCCGGCAGCAACGCCGTCGCCCGCCAGTCCGGCAGCGTGGTCGCGGCCAACGGCGCGGTGTCCGGCCAGTTCTACGCCAACCAGGCCGCGCTGGCCGGCATCGCCGACTTTGCCGGGGTGAAGTACGACACCGCCTTCGGCGGCGCCAAGCAGTAA